The Mesorhizobium sp. B2-8-5 genome segment CGGATCACATCACACCTCCCGCGTCACCCTATGTGCTTCAAGCCGGTGCCGTGATCCCGGCCGCGCTCATTACGGGTATCCGGTCGGACCTTCCCGGGCAGATCAGCGCTCAGGTGACCGAAAATGTCTATGACAGCCCCACCGGCCGCTCGCTGCTTGTCCCGCAAGGCACTCGTATTGTTGGGCAGTACGATAGCGGAATTGGTTCCGGGCAGCGCCGCGTGCTGCTTGTCTGGAACAGGCTGATCTTTCCCGACGGACGTTCCATGGTGCTGGAGCGGCAGCCTGGCGCGGACGCACAGGGCTATGCCGGCCTAGAGGACGACGTCGATTATCACTGGGGCGAGTTGTTCAAGGCCGCGGCGTTGTCGACCATTCTGAGCGTTGGCGCGCAGGCCGGTTCTTCTGATCAAGACAGCGATATTGTGCGGGCTCTGCGAAGCGGCGCTTCCGATAGCGTCAGCCAGGTAGGCCAGCAGGTCGTTCAGCGGCAACTCGCTATCGCCCCGACGCTCACGATCCGGCCGGGGTTTCCCGTTCGCGTCCTCGTCACCCGCGACCTTGCCCTTGAACCATACGGAGGTTGACATGGCCAAGTTGAAACTCGCAACGATCGCCGACGACAAGCCAGTGAAGATTACGGTGGAACTGCCGGCTCCCCTGCATCGCGATTTGGTGAAATACGCAGAGATCCTTGGGCGCGAGACCGGGCGGCCGTCTGCCGATCCATCGCGCTTGATCGCGCCGATGCTTGAACGGTTCATCGCAACGGACCGCGGTTTTGCGAAAGCAAAGAAGGAGGAGGCTTAGACCGAGCTTTCCTGTGGCCAACGACCGGCGAGCGTCTTGAGCCGAGCCGTCGATAGGATGCTCGCCTGTCGATGGCTTACGCCCAATGAGGCTTGAACGGCCAAAACTTGTACTCACCAACAGGTCGAATGATTGATCTTCCAATGCACCCGGCACCGCTGATCTGCACGAGCAGGAGCCAGAGCGCTCGTCATCGCGAATGGTGAGGCGCCCAAGGCATTCGCGACCAGCTACCGTCGAGTCGCCGGGATGTTTATAGCATACACATCCGGCCTCCGACTTTTGCCCTAGGTATTCGGCGCGCGCCGGGATAGCATATGTGCTGGTTGGGGTGTGCGATGACAGAAGTCTCGATACGCCGAGCGGACTTCATGATGGTCCTCGCTTATGCGTCGGACCTCGCGACAGGCCATTCCCGCGACTTCGCGCTGAAATCTTGCGTACTTGCAATGCGGATCGCGGACCTTGCGGGTGTTTCCGAGCAGGACCGGCGCAATGCCTACCACCAGTCGATGCTGCGCTATGTCGGCTGCAATGCGGATACGGACCTTCTGGCGGCCACCTTCGGTGACGAAATCGCACTGCGCCAGGATCTTGTCGCTCTCGACATGGGCAACCGTGCAGAATTGGGCAGGGTCTTCGTGCAGGCCTTCAAGCGGTTCTACTACTATCTCGAGCCTGACGCGCAGGCCAGGGCGATCGAGGCTGCGATGGCGCAGGCGCTGGCCGTGGCCCGCCCGGTGCTGACTGCGCATTGCGAGGTCGCCCAGCGTATCGGCGAGCGGCTTGGCCTGTCCGAGGACATCCGGCGCAACCTTGGCCAGATCTACGAACGCTGGGACGGCAAGGGCCTGCCGCGCGGGCTGAGCGGCGAGGATGTTCTGCCGGCCGTCCGCCTGATCACATTGGCGCAGGATGTGATTGCGCTCAGCGAT includes the following:
- a CDS encoding DUF2274 domain-containing protein → MAKLKLATIADDKPVKITVELPAPLHRDLVKYAEILGRETGRPSADPSRLIAPMLERFIATDRGFAKAKKEEA
- a CDS encoding TrbI/VirB10 family protein, producing the protein MNEDDKDVGPMRLRADPPRVTRLSRKMLAGIGFVASLGVGGALIYALQDADTFKQGEELYPTSNRPPADGLASLPRDYVGPILGPPLPGDLGRPILDAQKKGQAVVPPSIASPAVDEAEQRRRAEEEAARTSRVFFQTAQGDPKTAEASVPPVSDLASQYAQPNAQDRQLSFLSAAADRRTVAPDHITPPASPYVLQAGAVIPAALITGIRSDLPGQISAQVTENVYDSPTGRSLLVPQGTRIVGQYDSGIGSGQRRVLLVWNRLIFPDGRSMVLERQPGADAQGYAGLEDDVDYHWGELFKAAALSTILSVGAQAGSSDQDSDIVRALRSGASDSVSQVGQQVVQRQLAIAPTLTIRPGFPVRVLVTRDLALEPYGG